A single genomic interval of Musa acuminata AAA Group cultivar baxijiao chromosome BXJ3-4, Cavendish_Baxijiao_AAA, whole genome shotgun sequence harbors:
- the LOC135637196 gene encoding protein root UVB sensitive 2, chloroplastic-like, with product MNSILVKLKGPKKRADEGQPRRPDFWIETSGSISQICSFDADGDLSVKIANDSRPIIQRMVESFRNKFFPSGYPYSVNEGYLIYTQFRALQHFSSAALSVLSTQSLLFAAGLRPTPAQATAVSWIIKDGMQHAGKLICSNMGARMDSEPKSWRILADVLYDLGTGLEVISPLCPHLFLEMAGLGNFAKGLAVVAARATRLPIYSSFAKEGNLSDLFAKGEAISTLFNVVGIGAGIQLASTVCSSIQGKMIVAPLLSVIHIYSVVEEMRAAPVNTLNPQRTAMIIADFIKSGKVSSPADIRYREDLLFPNRIIEEAGGVMVGQPLKEIVKKPSTLRELKDIFPKEKFLISLKNKCNYMVLEQNASGEDALRGWLVAAFAADMKTAGQKSGVPMLYAAYERMESVFPFFLSELKMRGWHTDQFLDGNGRRYAF from the exons ATGAATTCCATTCTG GTGAAGCTGAAGGGGCCGAAGAAAAGAGCAGATGAGGGGCAGCCTCGTCGGCCCGATTTCTGGATCGAAACCTCCGGTTCTATCTCCCAGATCTGCAGTTTCGACGCCGACGGCGATCTCTCC GTTAAGATTGCTAATGATTCACGGCCAATAATCCAGAGAATGGTTGAATCATTCCGTAACAAATTCTTTCCATCAGGATATCCATATAG TGTTAATGAAGGATACTTGATTTATACCCAATTTCGAGCTCTACAACACTTCTCCAGTGCTGCATTATCTGTCTTGTCAACTCAG TCACTACTATTTGCTGCAGGTTTGCGGCCTACCCCTGCACAAGCGACTGCTGTGAGCTGG ATTATAAAAGATGGCATGCAACATGCTGGGAAGCTCATCTGTAGCAATATGGGTGCAAGAATGGATTCAGAGCCAAAAAGTTGGAGAATACTTG CTGATGTACTTTATGATCTCGGTACTGGCTTGGAGGTCATTTCCCCTTTATGCCCACATCTTTTTCTAGAAATGGCAGGTTTGGGAAATTTTGCAAAG GGACTGGCTGTTGTCGCTGCAAGGGCTACCAGGTTACCAATATATTCCTCTTTTGCCAAAGAAGGTAATCTTAGTGACTTGTTTGCAAAAGGAGAGGCCATCTCCACCCTTTTTAATGTTGTTGGAATAGGAGCCGGCATTCAATTAGCCTCAACAGTGTGCTCATCAATCCAAGGAAAG ATGATAGTGGCTCCTCTGCTTTCTGTGATACATATTTATAGTGTTGTAGAAGAAATGCGAGCAGCTCCAGTGAACACACTTAATCCACAGAGGACAGCCATGATCATAGCAGATTTCATCAAG AGTGGAAAAGTTTCTAGCCCAGCTGACATTAGATACCGAGAAGATCTTCTCTTTCCTAACCGCATTATAGAGGAAGCAGGAGGTGTGATGGTTGGGCAACCACTTAAAGAGATTGTGAAGAAGCCTTCCACGCTGAGAGAACTGAAGGACATATTCCCAAAGGAAAAGTTTCTGATCAGCCTGAAGAACAAATGCAACTACATGGTCCTTGAGCAGAACGCATCAGGGGAGGATGCACTAAGGGGGTGGTTGGTCGCAGCTTTTGCAGCAGATATGAAGACGGCAGGTCAGAAATCAGGAGTGCCCATGTTGTATGCAGCATATGAAAGGATGGAGAGTGTTTTTCCATTTTTCTTATCTGAATTGAAGATGAGAGGATGGCACACTGATCAATTCTTAGATGGAAACGGTAGACGGTATGCATTTTAA